A window from Lagopus muta isolate bLagMut1 chromosome 5, bLagMut1 primary, whole genome shotgun sequence encodes these proteins:
- the LOC125693380 gene encoding pancreatic triacylglycerol lipase-like, whose translation MNFLHCTMLRIGIFSLLLLCTVRGSEVCYDRVGCFTNDKPWSGTTQRPIYVLPWSPDKIGTQFFLHTVENGNKYQEISAVNSATIRSSNFKTSRKTRFVVHGFTDEGEEGWTADLCQRMLTVEDVNCIAVSWKKGARCTYSQASNNVRVVGAEIAYFINVLIDEYSYSAADVHIIGHSLGAHVAGEAGKRRPGIGRITGLDPAQPYFQDTPIEVRLDTTDAEFVDVIHTDTAPLIPNLGLGMAEAIGHLDFYPNGGVEMPGCDKNPISQIVDLDGIWEGTRDFVACNHLRSYKYYSDSIVYPDGFLGYTCSSYDAFQEGCFPCPSDGCPNMGHYADKYKGKISGSTVKLYLNTGEAKDFPLWRYKISVKLSGSSKVTGYVNIALYGNNGNTRQHQIVKGTLRPDNTYTAFVDAEHNVGELTKVKFLWNNNVINPTLPKLGASSVTVQVGETGQVFNFCGSETVREDVLQTLTAC comes from the exons ATGAACTTCCTACACTGCACA ATGCTTCGAATTGGGATATTCTCGCTACTTCTTCTCTGCACAGTCAGGG GCTCTGAAGTTTGCTATGACAGAGTGGGATGTTTCACAAATGATAAACCATGGTCTGGAACTACACAGAGACCAATTTATGTATTACCCTGGAGCCCAGATAAGATAGGCACCCAGTTCTTCCTTCACACAGTAGAAAATGGTAATAAATATCAG GAGATATCTGCAGTTAACTCTGCAACAATTAGGAGCTCAAACTTCAAAACAAGCAGGAAGACGAGATTTGTTGTTCATGGATTTACAGATGAAGGAGAAGAAGGCTGGACCGCAGACCTGTGCCAG AGAATGCTTACAGTGGAAGATGTGAACTGTATTGCTGTAAGCTGGAAAAAAGGGGCAAGATGTACATACTCTCAGGCATCGAACAACGTCCGTGTTGTAGGCGCCGAAATTGCATATTTCATCAACGTGCTCATA gatgAATATTCATACTCTGCAGCCGATGTCCACATCATTGGTCACAGCCTTGGTGCACACGTGGCAGGAGAGGCTGGCAAGAGGAGGCCAGGGATTGGAAGAATAACTG gactGGACCCTGCCCAACCTTATTTTCAAGATACTCCAATTGAAGTCAGGCTGGATACAACCGATGCAGAGTTTGTTGATGTTATCCACACAGATACAGCTCCCCTAATTCCCAACTTAG GTTTGGGAATGGCTGAAGCAATAGGACATCTTGACTTCTATCCAAACGGAGGAGTGGAAATGCCAGGCTGTGATAAGAATCCTATTTCACAGATTGTAGATCTTGATGGCATCTGGGAAG GAACTAGGGACTTTGTGGCCTGCAATCACCTGCGCAGCTACAAGTACTACTCTGACAGTATTGTCTACCCTGATGGATTTCTGGGCTATACTTGCAGTTCATACGATGCTTTTCAA GAAGGCTGCTTCCCGTGCCCAAGTGACGGATGCCCAAACATGGGTCACTATGCAGATAAATACAAAGGGAAAATTTCAGGTTCTACTGTGAAACTTTACCTGAATACTGGAGAAGCCAAAGATTTTCCTC TTTGGAGGTACAAAATATCTGTGAAACTCTCTGGAAGTTCTAAAGTAACAGGATATGTAAATATTGCTCTGTATGGCAATAATGGAAACACGAGGCAGCATCAGATTGTCAA GGGAACCCTCCGACCAGACAACACTTACACAGCCTTTGTTGATGCAGAACACAACGTTGGAGAACTTACAAAGGTTAAATTTCTTTGGAACAACAATGTGATAAATCCAACTCTGCCTAAACTGGGAGCTTCAAGTGTCACAGTGCAAGTTGGAGAAACTGGACAAGT attcaatttctgtggttctgagaCAGTGAGGGAGGACGTTCTGCAGACCCTTACTGCTTGCTAA
- the LOC125693692 gene encoding pancreatic lipase-related protein 2-like: protein MEWLEQQSSERFRGDFGGYNKCDKRMVVGTWIIAFYLLGTVAGDEVCYPRLGCFSNEPPWSGIPGRPLTGLPESPEEMNISFSLYTRETGNNSQVISAINSSTIQNSHFSSRRRTSFIIHGFSSTGKKGWVVEMCLLLLEVENMNCIAVDWKEGAKGTYVCAVNNIRVLGAEVAYFIKTLQKLFRYSPREIHLIGHSLGAHTAGETGRRVRGIRRISGLDPAGPYFEGTPPEVRLDPTDADFVDVIHSNAAHFPATGFGIYNTTGHLDFYPNGGTLMPGCNDLLLEMKRSDFEALIADTTIFGSCHHSRSHEYYFKSILYPTGFIGYPCETYEDFKSGECFPCPKQGCPMMGHHADRFPYKLKRVNQKYFLNTAAEPPFASWRQKVFIKLSGVKKMRGDINLIFHDTEGNTKEYEIASGVLSGDKVYTKYLDVEIDPKKTKKVEFLWNKTIFTLLWARMGAEAVNIIHGEDGRWSTFCGRGTVTYGVPQLLTPC from the exons ATGGAGTGGCTTGAGCAGCAGTCCTCAGAGCGATTCCGAGGTGACTTTGGAG GGTACAATAAGTGTGATAAAAGAATG GTGGTTGGAACATGGATTATTGCATTTTATCTCCTTGGCACAGTAGCAG GTGACGAAGTTTGCTACCCCAGGCTTGGCTGTTTCTCAAATGAACCACCCTGGTCTGGGATACCAGGGAGACCTCTGACAGGTCTGCCTGAATCTCCTGAAGAGATGAACATCAGCTTCTCTCTCTATACCAGGGAAACAGGAAATAACTCACAg GTGATCTCGGCAATAAACTCCTCAACCATCCAAAACTCACATTTTTCCTCACGTAGGAGAACCTCCTTCATCATTCATGGATTtagcagcacaggaaaaaaaggctgggTGGTAGAAATGTGCTTG CTGTTACTGGAAGTAGAAAACATGAACTGCATTGCTGTCGATTGGAAAGAAGGTGCAAAAGGCACCTATGTCTGTGCAGTGAACAACATCCGTGTGCTTGGGGCTGAGGTTGCTTATTTCATAAAAACTTTACAG AAACTCTTCAGATACTCCCCTCGTGAGATCCACTTAATTGGGCACAGCCTGGGCGCGCACACAGCAGGAGAGACAGGCAGAAGGGTCCGAGGTATCCGGCGGATCTCAG GCTTGGACCCTGCTGGGCCCTATTTTGAAGGCACTCCTCCCGAGGTGAGACTGGATCCTACAGATGCCGACTTCGTTGATGTTATTCACAGTAATGCTGCTCACTTTCCTGCCACAG GGTTCGGAATATATAACACCACTGGTCACCTTGACTTTTACCCAAATGGAGGAACTCTAATGCCTGGATGCAATGATTTACTTCTGGAAATGAAACGAAGTGATTTTGAAGCTCTAATTGCAG ACACCACAATCTTTGGAAGCTGCCATCACTCACGCAGCCATGAGTATTATTTTAAGAGTATCCTCTATCCCACTGGATTCATTGGATATCCCTGTGAGACATATGAAGACTTCAAGTCA GGAGAATGTTTCCCATGTCCCAAACAGGGCTGTCCAATGATGGGGCACCACGCTGACAGGTTTCCATACAAACTGAAGAGAGTAAaccagaagtattttttaaacacagcagcagagccaccTTTCGCTA GTTGGAGACAAAAAGTATTTATCAAACTGTCTGGTGTAAAAAAAATGAGGGGAGACATAAACCTGATATTCCATGACACAGAGGGAAATACAAAAGAATATGAAATTGCCAG CGGAGTCCTCTCTGGTGACAAAGTTTATACAAAATACCTCGATGTTGAAATCGACCccaaaaaaactaaaaaagttGAATTTCTCTGGAATAAAACCATATTCACTCTGCTCTGGGCAAGAATGGGAGCAGAAGCGGTCAATATAATACATGGAGAAGATGGACGCTG gTCAACTTTCTGCGGCCGTGGAACAGTGACATATGGAGTTCCCCAGCTACTTACACCTTGCTAG